In Streptomyces sp. NBC_01408, one DNA window encodes the following:
- the glpK gene encoding glycerol kinase GlpK → MTTSTGPFIAAIDQGTTSSRCIVFDRDGRIVAVDQKEHEQIFPKPGWVEHDASEIWTNVQEVVAGAIAKAEITSADVKAVGITNQRETTVLWDRNTGEPVHNALVWQDTRTDALCKELGRNVGQDRFRRETGLPLASYFAGPKVRWLLDNVEGLRERAEAGDILFGTMDSWVIWNLTGGAQGGHHVTDVTNASRTMLMNLHTLAWDEKIAESMGVPLNVLPEIKSSAEVYGHVKDGVLAGVPVASALGDQQAALFGQTCFAEGEAKSTYGTGTFMLMNTGDKIINSYSGLLTTVGYQIGDQKPVYALEGSIAVTGSLVQWMRDQMGLIKSAAEIETLASSVEDNGGAYFVPAFSGLFAPYWRSDARGVIAGLTRYVTKAHIARAVLEATAWQTREITDAMTKDSGVELAALKVDGGMTSNNLLMQTLSDFLDAPVVRPMVAETTCLGAAYAAGLAVGFWPDTDALRANWRRAAEWTPRMPAEQRDREYKSWLKAVERSMGWVDDEDVS, encoded by the coding sequence ATGACCACCAGCACCGGCCCCTTCATCGCCGCGATCGACCAGGGCACCACCTCCTCCCGCTGCATCGTCTTCGACCGCGACGGCCGCATCGTCGCCGTCGACCAGAAGGAGCACGAGCAGATCTTCCCGAAGCCGGGCTGGGTCGAGCACGACGCCTCCGAGATCTGGACCAACGTCCAGGAGGTCGTCGCCGGCGCCATCGCCAAGGCCGAGATCACCTCGGCGGACGTCAAGGCCGTCGGCATCACCAACCAGCGCGAGACCACCGTCCTGTGGGACAGGAACACCGGCGAGCCGGTCCACAACGCGCTGGTCTGGCAGGACACCCGCACCGACGCCCTCTGCAAGGAGCTCGGCCGCAACGTCGGCCAGGACCGCTTCCGCCGCGAGACCGGCCTGCCGCTGGCGAGCTACTTCGCCGGCCCGAAGGTCCGCTGGCTGCTCGACAACGTCGAGGGCCTGCGCGAGCGCGCCGAGGCCGGCGACATCCTCTTCGGCACCATGGACTCGTGGGTCATCTGGAACCTCACGGGCGGCGCCCAGGGCGGTCACCACGTCACCGACGTCACCAACGCCTCGCGCACCATGCTGATGAACCTGCACACGCTGGCCTGGGACGAGAAGATCGCGGAGTCCATGGGCGTCCCGCTCAACGTCCTCCCCGAGATCAAGTCCTCCGCCGAGGTCTACGGCCACGTCAAGGACGGCGTCCTCGCCGGTGTACCGGTCGCCTCGGCGCTCGGTGACCAGCAGGCCGCCCTCTTCGGCCAGACCTGCTTCGCCGAGGGCGAGGCGAAGTCCACGTACGGCACCGGAACGTTCATGCTGATGAACACCGGCGACAAGATCATCAACTCCTACAGCGGCCTGCTGACGACCGTCGGCTACCAGATCGGCGACCAGAAGCCGGTCTACGCGCTGGAGGGCTCCATCGCCGTCACCGGCTCGCTCGTCCAGTGGATGCGCGACCAGATGGGCCTGATCAAGTCCGCGGCCGAGATCGAGACGCTCGCCTCCTCGGTCGAGGACAACGGCGGCGCCTACTTCGTGCCGGCCTTCTCCGGCCTGTTCGCCCCGTACTGGCGCTCCGACGCCCGCGGTGTGATCGCCGGCCTCACCCGGTACGTCACCAAGGCGCACATCGCCCGTGCCGTCCTGGAGGCCACCGCCTGGCAGACCCGCGAGATCACCGACGCCATGACCAAGGACTCGGGCGTCGAGCTCGCGGCCCTGAAGGTCGACGGCGGCATGACCTCCAACAACCTGCTGATGCAGACGCTCTCGGACTTCCTGGACGCCCCCGTGGTGCGCCCGATGGTCGCCGAGACCACCTGCCTCGGCGCCGCCTACGCCGCCGGCCTGGCCGTCGGCTTCTGGCCCGACACCGACGCCCTGCGCGCCAACTGGCGCCGCGCGGCGGAGTGGACCCCGCGGATGCCCGCCGAACAGCGGGACCGCGAGTACAAGAGCTGGCTCAAGGCCGTGGAGCGGTCCATGGGCTGGGTCGACGACGAAGACGTCAGCTGA
- the mshC gene encoding cysteine--1-D-myo-inosityl 2-amino-2-deoxy-alpha-D-glucopyranoside ligase: MHAWPASEVPALPGKGRDLKIHDTATQGTITLAPGPVARIYVCGITPYDATHIGHAATYNAFDLVQRVWLDTKRQVHYVQNVTDVDDPLLERALRDGHDWTELAERETALFREDMTALRMLPPQHYIGAVEAIPGIVPLVERLRDAGAAYELEGDVYFSVESDPHFGGVSNLDAEAMRLLSAERGGDPDRPGKKNPLDPMLWMAAREGEPSWDGGSLGRGRPGWHIECVAIALDHLGMGFDIQGGGSDLAFPHHEMGASHAQVLTGEFPMAKAYVHAGMVALHGAKMSKSKGNLVFVSALRRAGVDPAAIRLALLSHHYRADWEWTDSVLADAVARLERWRAAVSRPDGLAADALVEEVREALSRDLDAPAALAAVDRWVELQLADGGDDESAPGLVSRTVDALLGVAL, from the coding sequence ATGCATGCCTGGCCCGCTTCTGAGGTCCCCGCCCTTCCTGGCAAGGGCCGCGACCTCAAGATCCACGACACCGCGACCCAGGGGACGATCACCCTCGCCCCCGGTCCCGTCGCCCGTATCTATGTCTGCGGTATCACCCCGTACGACGCGACCCACATCGGTCACGCGGCGACCTACAACGCGTTCGACCTCGTACAGCGCGTGTGGCTCGACACCAAGCGGCAGGTCCACTACGTCCAGAACGTCACGGACGTGGACGACCCGCTCCTGGAGCGGGCGCTGCGCGACGGCCACGACTGGACCGAGCTCGCCGAACGCGAGACGGCCCTCTTCCGCGAGGACATGACCGCCCTTCGGATGCTGCCGCCGCAGCACTACATCGGAGCCGTCGAGGCCATACCCGGCATCGTGCCGCTGGTCGAGCGGCTGAGGGACGCGGGCGCCGCCTACGAGCTCGAGGGCGACGTCTACTTCTCCGTCGAGTCGGACCCGCACTTCGGTGGGGTGTCGAACCTCGACGCCGAGGCGATGCGGCTGCTCTCCGCGGAGCGCGGCGGCGACCCCGACCGGCCGGGGAAGAAGAACCCGCTCGACCCGATGCTGTGGATGGCCGCCCGTGAGGGCGAGCCGAGCTGGGACGGCGGCTCGCTGGGCCGCGGCCGGCCCGGCTGGCACATCGAGTGCGTGGCCATCGCCCTGGACCACCTGGGCATGGGCTTCGACATCCAGGGCGGCGGCTCCGACCTGGCGTTCCCGCACCACGAGATGGGCGCCTCGCACGCGCAGGTGCTGACGGGCGAGTTCCCGATGGCCAAGGCGTACGTACACGCCGGCATGGTCGCCCTGCACGGCGCGAAGATGTCGAAGTCCAAGGGCAACCTGGTCTTCGTCTCCGCGCTGCGCCGCGCCGGGGTCGACCCGGCGGCGATCCGCCTGGCCCTGCTGTCGCACCACTACCGGGCGGACTGGGAGTGGACCGACTCCGTCCTGGCCGACGCGGTGGCCCGCCTGGAGCGTTGGCGCGCGGCTGTGTCCCGGCCGGACGGTCTGGCGGCCGACGCGCTGGTCGAGGAGGTCCGCGAGGCCCTCTCCCGAGACCTGGACGCGCCTGCGGCCCTTGCCGCCGTGGACCGCTGGGTCGAGCTCCAGCTCGCCGACGGGGGCGATGACGAATCGGCCCCCGGCCTGGTCTCCCGTACGGTGGACGCCCTCCTGGGCGTGGCCCTGTAG
- a CDS encoding glycerol-3-phosphate dehydrogenase/oxidase — MSSPQSVPTLGTHPTAGSNPSRAETREQLAKATYDLLVIGGGILGTSVAWHAAQSGLRVAMVDAGDFAGATSSASSKLVHGGLRYLQTGAVKLVAENHHERRVLAKDVAPHLVNPLTFYLPVYKGGPVGAAKLGAGVFAYSALSAFGDGIGKVISPARAVADNPGLKTDNLKAVAVYYDHQMNDSRVAVMTVRAAVESGAVVLNHAEVTGLRTTRGRVTGAELKDRLDGTEFGVDARVVLNATGPWVDHLRRMEDKHSMPSIRLSKGAHIVMKRKSPWKAAMATPIDKYRITFALPWEDQLLLGTTDEVYEGDPGDVRATESDIQQILDEAAFSVKDADLDRSLMTYAFAGLRVLPGGPGGVEKAKRETVVSEGAGGMLSVAGGKWTTYRHIGRVVMDKLAKLPGSPLTEDMEPAKSLVRRIPLPGVANPNAVAHRLLVDREPGTRMDPLTARHLASHYGSLAFDIARIANEDPALAERIHPDGPEIWAQVAYARDNEWAQTVDDVLRRRTTVTVRGLDDASVRARVEEMLGRKA; from the coding sequence ATGAGCAGCCCGCAGAGCGTCCCCACCCTGGGTACGCACCCGACCGCCGGCTCGAACCCGAGCCGCGCCGAGACCCGTGAGCAGTTGGCGAAGGCCACGTACGACCTGCTGGTCATCGGCGGTGGAATCCTGGGCACCTCCGTGGCCTGGCACGCCGCGCAGTCGGGTCTGCGGGTTGCCATGGTGGACGCCGGCGACTTCGCCGGCGCCACCTCCTCCGCCTCCTCCAAGCTCGTCCACGGCGGTCTGCGCTACCTGCAGACCGGCGCGGTCAAGCTGGTGGCCGAGAACCACCACGAGCGCCGGGTGCTGGCCAAGGACGTGGCCCCGCACCTGGTCAACCCGCTCACCTTCTACCTCCCGGTGTACAAGGGCGGTCCGGTCGGCGCCGCGAAGCTGGGCGCGGGCGTCTTCGCCTACTCGGCGCTGTCCGCCTTCGGTGACGGCATCGGCAAGGTCATATCGCCGGCCCGCGCCGTCGCCGACAACCCGGGCCTGAAGACGGACAACCTCAAGGCCGTCGCGGTCTACTACGACCACCAGATGAACGACTCCCGGGTCGCCGTCATGACGGTCCGCGCGGCCGTCGAGTCCGGTGCGGTCGTCCTCAACCACGCCGAGGTCACCGGCCTGCGCACGACGCGCGGCCGGGTCACCGGCGCCGAGCTCAAGGACCGTCTCGACGGCACCGAGTTCGGGGTGGACGCGCGCGTCGTGCTCAACGCCACCGGCCCGTGGGTGGACCACCTGCGGCGCATGGAGGACAAGCACTCGATGCCGTCCATCCGCCTTTCCAAGGGCGCGCACATCGTGATGAAGCGCAAGTCGCCGTGGAAGGCCGCCATGGCCACCCCGATCGACAAGTACCGCATCACCTTCGCCCTCCCGTGGGAGGACCAGCTCCTCCTCGGCACCACCGACGAGGTCTACGAGGGCGACCCGGGCGACGTGCGCGCCACCGAGTCCGACATCCAGCAGATCCTGGACGAGGCGGCCTTCTCGGTGAAGGACGCCGACCTGGACCGCTCCCTGATGACCTACGCCTTCGCGGGCCTGCGGGTGCTGCCCGGCGGCCCCGGCGGCGTGGAGAAGGCCAAGCGCGAGACGGTCGTCTCCGAGGGCGCGGGCGGCATGCTGTCCGTCGCCGGCGGCAAGTGGACGACGTACCGCCACATCGGCCGCGTGGTCATGGACAAGCTGGCGAAGCTCCCGGGCAGCCCGCTGACCGAGGACATGGAGCCGGCGAAGTCGCTGGTGCGCCGGATCCCGCTGCCCGGTGTCGCCAACCCGAACGCGGTCGCGCACCGGCTGCTGGTGGACCGCGAGCCCGGCACGCGGATGGATCCGCTGACGGCGCGTCATCTGGCCTCGCACTACGGTTCGCTGGCCTTCGACATCGCACGGATCGCGAACGAGGACCCGGCGCTGGCCGAGCGCATCCACCCGGACGGTCCCGAGATCTGGGCGCAGGTCGCCTACGCCCGTGACAACGAGTGGGCGCAGACCGTCGACGACGTGCTGCGCCGGCGCACGACGGTGACGGTCCGCGGCCTGGACGACGCGTCCGTGCGCGCGCGGGTCGAGGAGATGCTGGGCCGCAAGGCATAG
- the metH gene encoding methionine synthase translates to MASLPNPPADTQTRADALREALATRVVVADGAMGTMLQEQDPTLEDFQQLEGCNEVLNVTRPDIVRTVHEAYFSVGVDCVETNTFGANYAALAEYDIADRNFELSESGARIAREVADAFTASTGQQRWVLGSMGPGTKLPTLGHITYAQIRDAYQVNAEGLISGGADALLVETTQDLLQTKSSIIGARRAMEALGVSVPLICSVTVETTGTMLLGSEIGAALTALEPLGIDMIGLNCATGPAEMSEHLRYLARNSRIPLSCMPNAGLPVLTKAGAHYPLSAPELADAQETFVRDYGLSLVGGCCGTTPEHLRQVVERVRGAAVTARDPRPEPGAASLYQTVPFRQDTSYMAIGERTNANGSKKFRDAMLEARWDDCVEMARDQIREGAHMLDLCVDYVGRDGVADMEELAGRFATASTLPIVLDSTEVPVIRAGLEKLGGRAVINSVNYEDGDGPESRFAKVTQLAQEHGAALIALTIDEEGQARTVEHKVAIAERLIDDLSGNWGIRESDILIDTLTFTICTGQEESRKDGIATIEAIRELKRRRPDVQTTLGLSNISFGLNPAARVLLNSVFLDECVKAGLDSAIVHASKILPIARFDEEQVGTALDLIYDRRAEGYDPLQKLMALFEGVNTKSLKAGRAEELLALPLDERLQRRIIDGEKNGLETDLDEALQARPALDIVNETLLEGMKVVGELFGSGQMQLPFVLQSAEVMKTAVAYLEPHMEKSDAEGKGTIVLATVRGDVHDIGKNLVDIILSNNGYNVVNIGIKQPVSAILEAAVENKADVIGMSGLLVKSTVIMKENLEELNQRKLAADYPVILGGAALTRAYVEQDLHEIYEGEVRYARDAFEGLRLMDALIAVKRGVPGAALPELKQRRVAKRDTPAPQAEEPEEPGGRSDVSVDNPVPTPPFWGTRVVKGIPLKDYASWLDEGALFKGQWGLKQARAGGATYEELVETEGRPRLRGLLDKLHTENLLEAAVVYGYFPCVSKGEDLIILDEQGNERTRFTFPRQRRGRRLCLADFFRPEESGETDVVGLQVVTVGSKIGEATAKLFESDSYREYLELHGLSVQLAEAMAEYWHARVRAELGFGGEDPAQVEDMFDLKYRGARFSLGYGACPDLEDRAKIADLLQPERIGVHLSEEFQLHPEQSTDAIVIHHPEAKYFNAR, encoded by the coding sequence ATGGCCTCGTTGCCGAACCCGCCCGCTGACACCCAGACCCGGGCCGACGCCCTCCGAGAGGCGCTGGCCACCCGAGTGGTCGTGGCCGACGGTGCCATGGGAACCATGCTCCAGGAGCAAGACCCCACCCTCGAGGACTTCCAGCAGCTCGAAGGCTGCAACGAGGTGCTCAACGTCACCCGTCCGGACATCGTCCGCACGGTGCACGAGGCCTACTTCTCCGTGGGCGTGGACTGCGTCGAGACCAACACCTTCGGGGCGAACTACGCCGCCCTCGCCGAGTACGACATCGCCGACCGCAACTTCGAGCTGTCGGAGTCCGGAGCCCGCATCGCCCGCGAGGTCGCCGACGCCTTCACCGCCTCCACCGGACAGCAGCGCTGGGTCCTCGGCTCGATGGGCCCCGGCACGAAGCTGCCCACGCTCGGCCACATCACCTACGCGCAGATCCGCGACGCCTACCAGGTCAACGCCGAGGGCCTGATCTCCGGCGGCGCCGACGCGCTGCTCGTCGAGACCACCCAGGACCTCCTGCAGACCAAGTCCTCCATCATCGGTGCCCGCCGCGCCATGGAGGCGCTCGGCGTCTCCGTCCCCCTCATCTGCTCCGTCACCGTCGAGACCACCGGCACCATGCTGCTCGGCTCGGAGATCGGCGCGGCGCTGACCGCGCTGGAGCCGCTGGGCATCGACATGATCGGGCTGAACTGCGCGACCGGCCCCGCCGAGATGAGCGAGCACCTGCGCTACCTGGCGCGCAACTCCCGCATCCCGCTGTCCTGCATGCCCAACGCGGGCCTGCCCGTCCTGACCAAGGCCGGCGCCCACTACCCGCTGAGCGCCCCCGAGCTGGCCGACGCCCAGGAGACCTTCGTCCGCGACTACGGGCTCTCCCTGGTCGGCGGCTGCTGCGGTACGACCCCCGAGCACCTGCGCCAGGTCGTGGAGCGGGTCCGCGGCGCGGCCGTCACCGCCCGCGACCCGCGGCCCGAGCCCGGCGCCGCCTCGCTCTACCAGACCGTGCCCTTCCGCCAGGACACCTCGTACATGGCGATCGGCGAGCGGACCAACGCCAACGGCTCCAAGAAGTTCCGCGACGCCATGCTCGAAGCGCGCTGGGACGACTGCGTGGAGATGGCGCGCGACCAGATCCGCGAGGGCGCGCACATGCTCGACCTGTGCGTGGACTACGTGGGCCGCGACGGCGTCGCCGACATGGAGGAGCTCGCCGGCCGCTTCGCGACCGCCTCGACGCTCCCGATCGTCCTCGACTCCACCGAGGTCCCCGTCATCAGGGCGGGCCTGGAGAAGCTCGGCGGCCGCGCCGTCATCAACTCCGTCAACTACGAGGACGGCGACGGCCCGGAGTCCCGCTTCGCGAAGGTCACCCAGCTGGCCCAGGAGCACGGCGCCGCGCTCATCGCGCTGACCATCGACGAGGAGGGCCAGGCCCGCACCGTCGAGCACAAGGTCGCCATCGCCGAACGCCTGATCGACGACCTGAGCGGGAACTGGGGCATCCGCGAGTCGGACATCCTGATCGACACCCTCACCTTCACCATCTGCACCGGCCAGGAGGAGTCCCGCAAGGACGGCATCGCCACCATCGAGGCCATCCGCGAGCTCAAGCGCCGCCGCCCGGACGTCCAGACCACGCTGGGCCTGTCCAACATCTCCTTCGGCCTCAACCCGGCCGCCCGCGTGCTGCTCAACTCCGTCTTCCTCGACGAGTGCGTCAAGGCCGGACTGGACTCGGCCATCGTCCACGCCTCGAAGATCCTGCCGATCGCCCGGTTCGACGAGGAGCAGGTCGGCACCGCCCTGGACCTCATCTACGACCGGCGCGCCGAGGGCTACGACCCGCTGCAGAAGCTGATGGCCCTCTTCGAGGGCGTCAACACCAAGTCCCTCAAGGCCGGCCGCGCCGAGGAACTCCTCGCCCTGCCGCTGGACGAGCGGCTCCAGCGCCGCATCATCGACGGCGAGAAGAACGGCCTGGAGACCGACCTCGACGAGGCCCTCCAGGCCCGCCCCGCTCTCGACATCGTCAACGAGACCCTCCTGGAGGGCATGAAGGTCGTCGGCGAGCTCTTCGGCTCCGGCCAGATGCAGCTCCCCTTCGTCCTCCAGTCGGCCGAGGTCATGAAGACCGCCGTCGCCTACCTCGAACCCCACATGGAGAAGTCCGACGCCGAGGGCAAGGGCACCATCGTGCTCGCCACCGTCCGCGGCGACGTCCACGACATCGGCAAGAACCTCGTCGACATCATCCTGTCCAACAACGGGTACAACGTCGTGAACATCGGCATCAAGCAGCCGGTCTCCGCGATCCTCGAAGCCGCGGTGGAGAACAAGGCCGACGTCATCGGGATGTCCGGCCTCCTCGTGAAGTCGACCGTGATCATGAAGGAGAACCTGGAGGAGCTCAACCAGCGCAAGCTGGCCGCCGACTACCCGGTGATCCTCGGCGGCGCCGCCCTCACCCGCGCCTACGTCGAGCAGGACCTCCACGAGATCTACGAGGGCGAGGTCCGCTACGCCCGCGACGCCTTCGAGGGCCTGCGCCTCATGGACGCCCTCATCGCCGTCAAGCGCGGCGTCCCGGGCGCGGCCCTGCCCGAGCTCAAGCAGCGCCGCGTCGCCAAGCGGGACACGCCCGCCCCTCAGGCGGAGGAGCCGGAGGAGCCCGGCGGCCGGTCCGACGTCTCCGTCGACAACCCGGTCCCCACCCCGCCGTTCTGGGGCACCCGCGTGGTCAAGGGCATCCCGCTCAAGGACTACGCCTCCTGGCTGGACGAGGGCGCCCTGTTCAAGGGCCAGTGGGGCCTCAAGCAGGCCCGCGCGGGCGGGGCGACGTACGAGGAGCTCGTCGAGACCGAGGGCAGGCCGCGACTGCGCGGCCTCCTCGACAAGCTGCACACCGAGAACCTCCTCGAAGCCGCCGTCGTCTACGGGTACTTCCCCTGCGTGTCCAAGGGCGAGGACCTGATCATCCTGGACGAACAGGGCAACGAGCGGACCCGCTTCACCTTCCCGCGCCAGCGCCGCGGCCGCCGCCTGTGCCTCGCGGACTTCTTCCGCCCCGAGGAGTCCGGCGAGACCGACGTGGTGGGCCTCCAGGTCGTCACCGTCGGCTCGAAGATCGGCGAGGCCACGGCCAAGCTCTTCGAGTCCGACTCCTACCGCGAGTACCTGGAGCTGCACGGCCTGTCCGTCCAGCTCGCCGAGGCCATGGCCGAGTACTGGCACGCCCGCGTCCGTGCCGAGCTCGGCTTCGGCGGCGAGGACCCGGCCCAGGTCGAGGACATGTTCGACCTCAAGTACCGCGGCGCCCGGTTCTCCCTCGGCTACGGCGCCTGCCCCGACCTGGAGGACCGCGCGAAGATCGCCGACCTCCTCCAGCCGGAGCGGATCGGCGTCCACCTCTCGGAGGAGTTCCAGCTCCACCCGGAGCAGTCGACCGACGCCATCGTGATTCACCACCCCGAAGCGAAGTATTTCAACGCACGCTGA
- a CDS encoding MIP/aquaporin family protein has translation MSSSDIFIGETIGTAVLILLGAGVVAAVVLKRSKAQNAGWLAITFGWGFAVMTAVYMTGTLSGAHLNPAVTVGIAIKDSDWSNVPVYVAGQLLGAMIGAALAWVAYYGQFQAHLTDPEIVAAKSEHAGMVDQKTEPNAGPVLGVFSTGPEIRNVWQNLATEIIGTVVLVLAVLAFGLNDEGKGLGTLGGLIVALTVVSIGLSLGGPTGYAINPARDLGPRIVHALLPLPNKGGSDWGYAWIPVVGPLIGGALAAGIYNLAFV, from the coding sequence GTGTCCAGCTCCGACATCTTCATCGGCGAGACCATCGGTACCGCCGTCCTCATCCTCCTCGGCGCCGGCGTGGTAGCCGCAGTCGTGCTCAAGCGCTCGAAGGCGCAGAACGCCGGCTGGCTGGCGATCACCTTCGGGTGGGGCTTCGCGGTCATGACCGCCGTCTACATGACCGGCACCCTGTCCGGCGCCCACCTCAACCCCGCCGTCACGGTCGGTATCGCGATCAAGGACAGCGACTGGAGCAACGTTCCGGTCTACGTCGCCGGCCAGCTGCTCGGCGCCATGATCGGTGCCGCGCTCGCCTGGGTGGCGTACTACGGACAGTTCCAGGCCCACCTCACCGATCCGGAGATCGTCGCCGCCAAGTCCGAGCACGCGGGCATGGTCGACCAGAAGACGGAGCCGAACGCCGGCCCGGTGCTCGGCGTCTTCTCCACCGGCCCCGAGATCCGGAACGTGTGGCAGAACCTCGCCACCGAGATCATCGGCACCGTGGTCCTGGTGCTCGCGGTACTCGCCTTCGGCCTCAACGACGAGGGCAAGGGCCTCGGCACCCTCGGCGGTCTGATCGTCGCCCTGACCGTGGTCAGCATCGGCCTCTCGCTCGGCGGCCCGACCGGCTACGCCATCAACCCGGCGCGCGATCTGGGTCCGCGCATCGTCCACGCACTGCTTCCGCTGCCGAACAAGGGCGGCTCCGACTGGGGGTACGCCTGGATCCCCGTCGTAGGCCCGCTGATCGGCGGCGCCCTCGCCGCGGGTATCTACAACCTCGCGTTCGTCTAA
- a CDS encoding PAC2 family protein, with translation MIELEGVPELIDPVMVAAFEGWNDAGDAASGAVAHLDREWKGEVFAALDAEDYYDFQVNRPTVWLDNGVRKITWPTTRLSVVRIGGAKPRDLVLVRGIEPSMRWRSFCNEILGFAHELGVEMVVILGALLGDTPHTRPVPVSGVTSDADLARTMDLEETKYEGPTGIVGILQEACTHAGVPAVSLWAAVPHYVSQPPNPKATLALLNRLEDLIDIRIPLGELPEDARAWQLGVDQLAAEDSEVAEYVQTLEEARDTADLPEASGDAIAREFERYLRRRDPAAGPAAEPGDGSYLRDTSSGVTRPPKRKQDPSGEEPPTPPATPPGEDNTPPEA, from the coding sequence GTGATCGAGCTTGAGGGCGTGCCCGAGCTGATCGACCCGGTCATGGTGGCCGCGTTCGAGGGCTGGAACGACGCGGGTGACGCGGCCTCCGGTGCGGTCGCACACCTGGACCGGGAGTGGAAGGGCGAGGTCTTCGCGGCTCTGGACGCCGAGGACTACTACGACTTCCAGGTCAACCGGCCGACGGTGTGGCTGGACAACGGGGTACGGAAGATCACCTGGCCGACCACGCGCCTGTCGGTGGTCCGCATCGGCGGCGCCAAGCCGCGGGACCTGGTGCTGGTCCGGGGGATCGAACCGTCCATGCGGTGGCGGTCGTTCTGCAACGAGATCCTCGGCTTCGCGCACGAACTGGGCGTGGAGATGGTGGTCATCCTGGGGGCCCTGCTCGGGGACACCCCGCACACCCGGCCGGTGCCGGTGAGCGGAGTCACCTCGGACGCGGACCTGGCGCGGACGATGGACCTGGAGGAGACGAAGTACGAGGGCCCCACCGGCATCGTCGGGATCCTCCAGGAGGCCTGTACGCACGCGGGTGTTCCGGCGGTGTCGCTGTGGGCGGCGGTGCCGCACTACGTGTCGCAGCCACCGAACCCGAAGGCGACGCTGGCGCTGCTGAACCGGCTGGAGGATCTGATCGACATCCGGATCCCGCTGGGCGAACTCCCCGAGGACGCCCGGGCGTGGCAGCTGGGCGTGGACCAACTGGCCGCCGAGGACAGCGAGGTCGCGGAGTACGTGCAGACGCTGGAGGAGGCGCGGGACACGGCGGACCTGCCGGAGGCGTCGGGCGACGCCATCGCGCGGGAGTTCGAGCGGTACCTGCGCCGCCGGGACCCGGCGGCGGGCCCGGCGGCGGAGCCGGGCGACGGGTCGTACCTGCGGGACACGTCGAGCGGCGTGACGCGCCCGCCGAAGCGCAAGCAGGACCCCTCGGGGGAGGAACCCCCGACCCCGCCGGCGACCCCGCCGGGCGAGGACAACACGCCGCCGGAGGCGTAG
- a CDS encoding IclR family transcriptional regulator, whose product MARNIQSLERAAAMLRLLAGGERRLGLSDVASSLGLAKGTAHGILRTLQAEGFVEQDPASGRYQLGAELLRLGNSYLDVHELRARALVWTDDLARASGESVYVGVLHKSGVLIMHHVFRPDDSRQVLEVGAMQPLHSTALGKVLSAYDPVAHTQAVEVDRDSFTARTVTDGKGFEEILDLTRARGWASDVEETWEGIASVAAPIHDRRRMPVGAVAVAGAVERVCTESGEPRAALVASVRDCARSVSRDLGAGRF is encoded by the coding sequence ATGGCACGGAACATCCAGTCGCTCGAACGAGCCGCTGCGATGCTGCGGCTCCTGGCCGGCGGGGAGCGCCGGCTGGGCCTCTCGGACGTGGCCTCGTCCCTGGGCCTGGCCAAGGGCACGGCGCACGGGATCCTGCGCACCCTGCAGGCCGAGGGCTTCGTGGAGCAGGACCCCGCCTCGGGCCGCTACCAGCTGGGCGCGGAGCTGCTGCGCCTGGGCAACAGCTACCTCGACGTCCACGAGCTGCGCGCCCGCGCCCTGGTGTGGACGGACGACCTGGCCCGGGCCAGCGGCGAGAGCGTCTACGTGGGGGTCCTCCACAAGAGCGGGGTGCTGATCATGCACCACGTGTTCCGGCCCGACGACAGCCGCCAGGTGCTGGAGGTGGGGGCCATGCAGCCGCTGCACTCCACGGCCCTGGGCAAGGTGCTGTCGGCCTACGACCCGGTCGCGCACACCCAGGCCGTGGAGGTGGACCGGGACTCCTTCACGGCCCGCACGGTCACCGACGGCAAGGGCTTCGAGGAGATCCTGGACCTGACCCGGGCGCGCGGCTGGGCCTCCGACGTGGAGGAGACCTGGGAGGGCATCGCCTCGGTGGCCGCGCCCATCCACGACCGGCGCAGGATGCCCGTGGGGGCGGTCGCGGTCGCGGGGGCCGTGGAGCGGGTCTGCACGGAGTCCGGCGAGCCCCGGGCGGCACTGGTGGCCTCCGTACGGGACTGCGCGCGGTCGGTTTCACGCGACCTCGGTGCGGGCCGGTTCTGA